From one Triticum urartu cultivar G1812 chromosome 3, Tu2.1, whole genome shotgun sequence genomic stretch:
- the LOC125546034 gene encoding protein yippee-like At4g27745: protein MAELVGPRVYSCCHCRNHVCLHDDIISKAFQGRNGRAFLFSHAMNVTTGAKEDRQLMTGLHTVADIHCRDCREVLGWKYERAYEESQKYKEGKFIFEKAKIVQENW, encoded by the exons ATGGCAGAATTGGTCGGGCCGCGGGTGTACAGCTGCTGCCACTGCCGGAACCACGTCTGCCTCCACGACGATATCATCTCCAAGGCCTTCCAG GGGAGGAATGGCCGTGCGTTCCTCTTCTCCCACGCCATGAACGTCACCACGGGGGCCAAGGAGGACCGGCAGCTCATGACGGGGCTCCACACCGTCGCCGACATCCACTGCCGTGACTGCCGCGAGGTGCTCGGGTGGAAGTACGAGCGCGCCTATGAGGAGTCCCAGAAGTACAAGGAAGGCAAGTTCATATTCGAAAAGGCCAAGATCGTGCAGGAGAATTGGTAG
- the LOC125546033 gene encoding DExH-box ATP-dependent RNA helicase DExH9-like, whose translation MEASLKRKAADAPADGPDPPLKAPRADAAPLLPAAAERVACLHDVSYPEGYDASASGPRVVAGGGEGAAPAKTFPFPLDPFQSEAIRCLDNGESVMVSAHTSAGKTVVALYAIAMSLRNQQRVIYTSPIKALSNQKYREFKEEFSDVGLMTGDVTIEPNASCLVMTTEIWRSMQYKGSEVMREVAWVIFDEVHYMRDRERGVVWEESIVMAPKNSRFVFLSATVPNAKEFADWVAKVHKQPCHIVYTDYRPTPLQHYVFPAGGDGLYLVVDENGKFREDSFQKSLNVLAPATGSDKKRENGKRQKGLVSAGKTNEESDIFKMVKMIIQRQYDPVILFSFSKRECEFLAMQMAKMDLNGDDEKVNIETIFWSAMDLLSDDDKKLPQVSNMLPLLKRGIGVHHSGLLPILKEVIEILFQEGLIKCLFATETFSIGLNMPAKTVVFTNVRKFDGDRFRWLSSGEYIQMSGRAGRRGIDLRGICILMVDEKMEPSTAKMMLKGGADSLNSAFHLSYNMLLNQLRSEDGDPEKLLRHSFYQFQADRVLPDLEKQVRELEIERSSMVIEDEESVKDYYDLLQQYRTLKKDVRDIVLSPKYVLPFLQSGRLVRVQYSTDGSTFSIDENVSWGIIINFEKVKTNAEERRPEDCDYTVDVLTRCSVIKDISGKKTMKVIPLKSRGEPVVISLPLSQIDGLSSVRMYIPKDLLPVEARENTLRKVDEVLSRFAKDGVPLLDPEEDMEVKSSSYRKAARRIEALESLFEKHDIRNAPHIQQKLKLLHAKQEIKAKIKSIKKTMRASTALAFKDELKARKRVLRRLGYITSEDVVEIKGKVACEISSADELTLTELMFSGTLKDATVEQMVALLSCFVWQEKLQDAPKPREELDLLFYQLQETARRVANLQLECKIQIDVESFVNSFRPDVMEAVYSWARGSKFHQIMEMTQVFEGSLIRAIRRLEEVLQQLILASQSIGETQLEAKLEEAVSKIKRDIVFAASLYL comes from the exons aTGGAGGCCAGCCTCAAGCGCAAGGCCGCGGACGCCCCCGCCGACGGGCCCGACCCCCCTCTCAAGGCGCCGCGCGCGGACGCCGCTCCCCTGCTGCCGGCCGCCGCCGAGCGCGTCGCCTGCCTGCACGACGTCTCCTACCCCGAGGGATACGACGCGTCCGCCTCCGGCCCGCGTGTCgtcgcgggcggcggcgagggcgcgGCCCCGGCCAAGACGTTCCCCTTCCCGCTCGACCCCTTCCAGTCCGAGGCCATCCGCTGCCTCGACAACGGCGAGTCCGTCATG GTTTCGGCGCACACGTCGGCGGGGAAGACGGTGGTGGCGCTGTACGCGATAGCCATGTCCCTGCGCAACCAGCAGCGGGTCATCTACACCTCGCCCATCAAGGCCCTCAGCAACCAGAAGTACAGGGAGTTCAAGGAGGAGTTCTCCGACGTCGGCCTCATGACCGGGGACGTCACCATCGAGCCAAACGCATCTTGCTTG GTCATGACCACGGAGATTTGGCGCAGCATGCAGTACAAGGGGTCCGAGGTGATGAGGGAAGTCGCTTGGGTTATCTTCGATGAGGTGCATTACATGCGTGACAGGGAGAGGGGAGTGGTGTGGGAGGAGAGTATTGTGATGGCTCCCAAAAACTCGCGGTTTGTGTTCCTCTCGGCAACTGTACCTAATGCCAAGGAGTTTGCTGATTGGGTTGCCAAG GTACATAAGCAACCTTGTCATATAGTATACACCGACTACCGACCTACACCTCTCCAGCATTATGTATTTCCTGCTGGAGGTGATGGCCTATACCTGGTCGTTGATGAAAACGGCAAGTTCAGAGAGGACAGTTTTCAGAAATCTCTGAATGTCCTTGCCCCTGCTACTGGCAGTGACAAGAAGAGGGAAAACGGGAAGCGGCAAAAGGGCCTCGTCTCGGCAGGCAAAACTAACGAAGAAAGTGACATATTCAAGATGGTGAAAATGATAATTCAGCGTCAATATGACCCTGTGATACTTTTCAGCTTTAGCAAAAGAGAGTGTGAATTTCTTGCTATGCAG ATGGCCAAGATGGACTTGAATGGAGATGATGAGAAAGTGAACATTGAAACCATTTTTTGGAGTGCCATGGATTTGCTTTCAGATGATGACAAAAAGCTTCCCCAGGTTTCAAATATGCTTCCCTTATTGAAACGTGGCATTGGAGTGCATCATTCTGGTCTGTTGCCCATTTTAAAGGAAGTGATTGAGATACTTTTCCAAGAGGGCCTCATCAAG TGTCTGTTTGCCACAGAGACATTCAGTATTGGATTGAACATGCCTGCAAAGACTGTTGTGTTTACCAATGTACGTAAGTTTGACGGAGATAGGTTCAGATGGTTGTCAAGTGGAGAGTACATTCAGATGAGCGGCCGTGCTGGTCGTCGAGGTATTGATCTGCGTGGTATCTGCATATTGATGGTAGATGAGAAAATGGAACCCTCAACTGCCAAAATGATGCTGAAAGGAGGTGCTGATAGTTTGAACAG TGCCTTTCATTTGAGCTACAACATGTTGTTGAATCAACTGCGCTCTGAGGATGGTGACCCGGAAAAGCTTCTTCGGCATTCATTCTACCAATTTCAAGCAGATAGAGTTCTCCCTGATCTCGAG AAGCAAGTCAGGGAACTGGAAATAGAAAGAAGTTCCATGGTTATTGAAGACGAGGAGAGCGTGAAGGACTACTATGATCTCTTACAGCAGTACAGAACTTTAAAGAAGGATGTCCGTGATATTGTACTTTCGCCAAAATATGTTCTGCCTTTCTTGCAATCCGGAAGGCTTGTTCGTGTTCAATACAGTACAGATGGGTCCACCTTCTCTATTGACGAAAATGTGTCGTGGGGAATTATAATAAATTTTGAGAAGGTGAAAACCAATGCTGAAG AAAGAAGACCCGAGGATTGTGATTACACTGTTGATGTCCTCACCAGATGTTCTGTAATCAAGGACATAAGTGGAAAGAAGACAATGAAGGTTATTCCTCTCAAATCCCGTGGAGAACCGGTTGTTATTTCATTGCCACTTTCTCAG ATTGATGGACTAAGTAGCGTTCGGATGTACATACCCAAGGATCTTTTGCCTGTAGAAGCTCGAGAAAACACATTGAGGAAAGTTGACGAAGTGCTTTCAAGGTTTGCTAAAGATGGGGTTCCTCTCTTGGATCCAGAAGAAGATATGGAA GTAAAATCTAGCTCCTACCGGAAAGCTGCCAGAAGAATAGAAGCTCTTGAGAGCTTATTTGAGAAGCATGACATTCGTAATGCTCCCCATATCCAACAGAAGCTGAAGCTCTTGCATGCTAAGCAAGAAATAAAAGCCAAAATAAAGTCCATAAAGAAAACAATGCGGGCCTCGACTGCTCTAGCCTTTAAGGACGAGCTCAAGGCACGAAAACGAGTTCTTCGTAGGCTGGG ATATATCACCAGTGAGGATGTAGTCGAAATAAAGGGCAAAGTGGCATGTGAGATCAGCTCAGCTGACGAACTGACATTGACCGAGCTTATGTTCAGTGGTACTTTGAAGGATGCTACTGTGGAGCAGATGGTGGCCCTGCTTTCTTGCTTTGTTTGGCAGGAAAAGCTTCAGGATGCCCCAAAGCCAAGGGAGGAGCTCGACCTGCTCTTCTACCAGTTGCAAGAGACGGCGCGAAGGGTCGCGAACCTCCAGCTTGAATGCAAG ATCCAGATCGATGTTGAGAGTTTCGTGAACTCCTTCCGCCCCGACGTGATGGAGGCCGTGTACTCGTGGGCCAGAGGGTCGAAGTTCCACCAGATCATGGAGATGACACAGGTGTTCGAGGGCAGCCTGATCAGGGCCATCAGGCGGCTGGAGGAGGTCCTGCAGCAGCTGATCCTGGCGTCCCAGTCGATCGGCGAGACCCAGCTCGAAGCCAAGCTCGAGGAGGCGGTCAGCAAGATTAAGAGGGATATCGTGTTTGCTGCGTCGCTGTACTTGTGA